The Capsicum annuum cultivar UCD-10X-F1 chromosome 1, UCD10Xv1.1, whole genome shotgun sequence sequence cataagttTTGCAAATGAAaaggttatacctaacaccaaatctaggttcgaaGTGGGGAGTGTAAGACTCCTTACATGCCTCAACgtcatcataagaaccatcacaaggTCCTACATCATCACCAAATTCACCATGAGCACTAGGTACTTCATTCCCCTTATTTTCTTCCCTAAAACCGTGTTcttcaaatctgcccaagttttgatcatggctattttcatagcctccgtaATCTCCCTCAACTTTGTAGCCACAAAACCCCTCACtataatcatagtctcccatgtggTAGTCATAATAATCCCTGGCTATCAAAGACATGTTCCCCtaatatcacctttgtacctacacaatgaataaataagattagtagtaaaagctcctcaccaacactcgtatacactcacctttgtaaTTCTCACAATTAGAgcggcaaatattgaaagtttcttatactccAATAGttaataagatgtcaattctacttggttGCCGGAAAGTATTCTTGTTTGATCGAATCAAGACAcgaaaaacaaaatttacttacgaacttgaaacaaagaagttactacgagttaaaaatgagaaaaacacataAATTACGAAGACATGAAATAAAcggattcaacaattaatctacaactaagtaggtgattactagttgttaattaattctagaatcaagacatgaaactaatgaaacaataaaataaagataagaatatAAAATTTGTGCCTAAATTATTATGTGAACAGTAACAtaatgatgtggcagccacgtattggttgcggttctttaacaatttttattttcccaagctggaagtcttggtcaatttttcaatttgagAATTGGTGGAATTGGTTAAGGAGGGAAAAATAAGTCTTGGAATCCTCTTTcgcttttaaaaaaagaagacttgactttcttggtatttctccttaaaacatggaacGTGGTTTGGGAGTGGTTGTAAAGTTTGGAGtgtgtaggaaaagtctttgagcCACAAGTACTACACCTTAAATCTTGGACTTATGTCTTGCAAGACTAACACAATACACACtccttttcttcaacttctaagatcaacaaccatttttttcttcaacaatatatggagatggtgaagacaccaagaacaccaagaacacaaactttgtgTCTTggagttctaaggttcaagttggacctcccaaacaacaacaacaccttcTCAAGCATAAATTCCACAACACAATCCCCACAATACACGctcaaaacttgaaccaacaacacatcacacGTTCATGTCTCAAAcccgcaacaacaataccaacaacaattgGGCACAATttggttcacaacaacaacatcaacatttcaagctcaaatcaagatataggctcaatgtgttagtgatgagcaaaactaacacttagaggaaacaaagacaagtaaaaatctcggccaagacacaacaagaacacaaatttcggccaagaacacatcACGGACAGATTGcacttctttttaaatttttcagttttcaatatcttttttttatttttcaactctcaagcccaagattgatcttgtgggaacaagatcaaaccatgatttgataccaaatgatacaagaaaagcAAGGAACTCATGAAGTGACTCAAAATATTCCACAAACAGactccaaaacagtccatgaATCACTAAGATCCTTGGACCGATTGGAGACCTCTCTCAGATTCACAACACAACACTACAATgagaagataacaaggtgtttgACACCTATTTCAACCAACCCAAACTAGCTTAACAATacataaaatgaagaacaagaaggcAACAATTTCAGCCAACAAGAACAAACACAAACCGAGATTagagaacaagaacaacacaacaagTTGGCAAGAAtgaaaaggatagatagtaagacaaagattattataagattaagaaccaagtgtatttcaacactaacccctaatgaatttaataatcaacaccacactcttacgatgACCGTCATGGGAACCAAcacacctcaagatccaccgtttctaagcaaaggtcaatactagcttttccaagccctaaactacaatggctattccaagccctaactaagactaaactaaggtgttctactctcaaagaGTGGACTTTCAATGTTgcaatatttcatcattcatacactaatgagaaaagacctaaaatgttctatttatattattacaagacaagacaaaaataacaacaatacccttaatgggtggggtggccatggagtgcatttgggccaagtgaagtaaccaaaatgcccttaatgaggtgacCAAACCGTGAGCCATTAAGTGTTATCCAAATTCGTGAGTTCTTAAGTCTTCAATGCTCTAAGCAATCTTCCACTCACGGTCTTGTTTATGCttaaaatgggtcctccatgcatgtccatatgtcctcgaggtgaccacgTCTTGATTTTTTAagtgttggcctctaaagatgtcataaAAAGATAAGACGACCATTTGACTTATATCAAACTCCCCcgaaaccgtggcctatagcacaccaatttggccaaaaaatggcccattcgcactgtttcaaccgtttgaccacccaaacggcctcGCCCACCCTAATGGCCCAGGTTCCCCCGTTCCCCATCCTGCCTGGGAGCCCTCGGTCAACTTTTATCCCATTTCTTGCTCGAACCCCAGGCacaccccagaaccgtgggctataacacaccgatttagcccaaaaatggcccgttcgcccTATTTTATCCGTTttgccacccaaatggccccgcccaccccaaTGGCCTACACTTCCCTACTCCATAGCCTGCCTGAAAGCCCttgttaatttttggcccatttcatGCTCGAGCCCTAGGCACACCCCCGAAACATAGGCCataacacaccgattttgcttgaaaataGCCTGTTcttgtcgttttgcccgtttgaccactcaaaccgCCTCACCTTGCGCAACCCAATGGCCCACACTTCCCCACTCCccaagttgatttttggcccattttatgcccgaaccccgggcaaacccccagaaccgtgggctatagcatacagatTTGGTTCTAAAATGGGTCGTTCGCGTCATTTTGCCTGTTTAATCACCCAAATAGCCGCACCCACCCCATTAACCCAAATTATCCCGCTCCTCGGCCTGCCTAGGAGCCCTAGGTCGATTTCGGTATATTTCACGCACGAACCCCGGGCGcacccctggaaccgtgggctagcacatcgatttagcctgaaaatggcccgttcgcgatATTCCGCccattttaccacccaaatagACCGCCCTCCTCAATGTCCTTAAGTCCTCCACCCCCCAGCCTGCCTAGGAGccccaggtcaatttttagcccatttaATGCCCAAACCCCGGGCACACCCTAAGATACGTAGGTTATaaaacaccgatttggcctaaaaatggcccgtttggGCCATTTTGCCCgcttgaccacccaaacagcccGGCCACCCCAAGGCCCACACTCCACCGCTCCCATCCTGCTTGGAGCCCAGGTTAATTTTTAGCCTATTTCACGCTCGGACCCTTGGcatacccccaaaaccatgggatatagaacaccaatttggcccgaaaatggcccattcatgctgtttcgctCATTAGACCACCCAAACGACCCCGCCCACTTCAATAGCTCACCCTTCATCGTCccccagcctgcctgggagcCTCAGGTCAATTTTCGACCAATTTCACGCTTGGACCCAGGGCACACCCCTGGAACcgaggctatagcacactgattttgtccaaaaatggcccattcgctcTGTTTCACCCATTTAGCAACCTAAACGACCTCGCCTACCCCAATGTCCCACACTCCCCTGCCTGCTTGAGAGtcccaggttgatttttggcctattttatGCCCGGACACCGGGCACACCcttggaaccatgggctatatatagcatactgatttagccagaaaatggcccgtttgggcctttcgcccatttgaccacccaaatggccctgcccatcACAATGACCCACACCTCCCCGTTCCCCAGCCTACTTGGGAGCcacaggtcaatttttggccaatttaaCATCCGAACCCTGGGCACAACCCCAGAATCGTGGgatataacacaccaatttagcccaaaaataaatAGTTTGCATCATTTTTCCTgcttgaccacccaaacagcccCGCCCACCCTAATGGCTCGCACTCTTCTGCTCCCTAGCTTGTCTGGGAgccccaggtcaatttttggcccattttacGCACGAACCCCGTGCACACCTCTGAAATTGTGGattttagcacaccgatttgccccgAAAATGGTCTGTTCACGTCGTTTTTcctgtttgaccactcaaacGGCTTTGCCCACCCCAATGGCCCATACTCCCCAACTCTCCAGCCTGTCTAGgagcccaggtcaatttttggcccatttcacACCCAGACCCTAGGCACGCCCTCGAAATCGTCGACTAtaacaccaatttggccccaaaatagcccttttgtgccgtttcgcctatTAGACCACCCAAACAACCTCACCCATCCAATGGCCTACATTCCCCCGCTCCCCAGCCTACTTGGGAGCCCCAAGTCAATTTTCGGGCCTATTTCACGCTCGAACccggggcccacccccaaaaccatgggttatagctcaccaatttagcccaaaaatggcccgttcacgctgttttgcctgtttgaccacccaaatggtcccGTCCACCCCAATATCCCACACTCTCCCACTCTCCAGCCTGCCTGGGAGCCCCAAGTCAATTTTGGCCCATTTCACTCCCGAACCCCGGGCATACCCTcgaaactgtgggttatagcacatcgatttgtcccaaaatgatccattcacgccgttttgctcgtttgaccactcaaacagCTTTGCCCACCCCCAATGGCCCACACTCCTCCACTCACTAGCCTGTTTGGGAaccccaggtcaatttttggcccatttcacATCGGGATGTTGGGCAcaccctcgaaactgtgggctagcacaccaatttggcccaaaaatagacCGTTCTCGCCATTTCActcatttgaccatccaaacagTCCTCACATCCCAATGGCCCACACTACCAGCTCCCCAGCCTGCTTGGGAGCCCCAGGTCGATTTTCGGCCTAtttcacgcccgaaccccgggcacACCTCCAGAACCTGGGTTATAACACACCAATTAGGCCCGAAAATGGCTCATTCGAGCAGTTTCGcctatttaaccacccaaatggccccgcccaccccaaTGTCCCACACTTCCTAGCTCTCCAGCTTGCCTGGGAGCcccaagtcaatttttgacccattttacGCCTGGGCATACTCCTAGAATCTTGGGccataacacaccaatttggcccaaaaatggcccgttcatgcctttttgcccgtttgacaacccaaatcgCCCCACCCACCCCCAATGTCCCACATTCCCCTGCTCCCCAGCATGCATTGGAACCCCAGGGCAATTTTTGGCACATTtcacgcccagaccctgggcacacccccagaaccgtgggttatagcataccaatttggcccgaagatggcccattcgcaccatttcgctcatttgaccacccaaatggccccgtccgCCTCAATGGCCCACTCTACCCCACTCCCAGCCTACCAGGGAGCCCAGGTCGATTTTCAACCCATTTCACACCCAAACCCCAGGCACACCCCTGGAATCGTgagatatagcacaccgatttggcccaaaaatggcccgatCACGCTATTtagcttgtttgaccacccaaacagccccgcccaccccaatggcccacactcccccgctccccagcctccctgggaGCCCCAAGTCGATTTTCGGTCATTTCACGCCTAAACCCTAGGCACAcccccggaaccgtgggctattgcacaccgtaAGGGTGGAATTACATTGTAATTACATTGGATGTATtggagagctaattatgtatcttgataaactcaaaatctgaaaaaaaacgTATAgcgagctaattatgtatttgtaCAAGAAAAATATATGTCCGTctgatgtattatgtatcttgataaacccaaaatcaaaaaataatgtatCGAGAGTTAATTAGTATccttacaaaggaaaaaatgcatcttcgttggatgtatcaacagctaattatgtatcttgacagatccaaaatcgaaaaaaatgtatctaGAGCTAATTACATTTCTTTGTAaggaaaaaatatgtttttgttggatgtattatgAAACTTGAcagactcaaaattgaaaaaaatgtaaCGGGAGCTAATtagtatctttacaaaggaaaaaaagtatCTTCATGCATATCGATAGCTAATTATGTCTCTCGATAGACCCAAAATCGAGcacccaaaattgagattttcagtaattatgcaaaatgtcgGATTTTTGAGTAATTAAGCTTCGAATtgtcgggatttatgttgtttgccccaAGATAAAAGAGAAGCGATTATGTAATTTAGAGATTAATAACATTAGTACACCAATACAAGTTTTTTAAGCATCATCAGCTTTTGATTCAATTTCCTTTACTAGAAAGTTGTGTTACAAAGAAAGACAACTAAAGAAACAACCTAAGTAAAAACTAGGAGATCCACCAAGCCATTCAACCAAAAACTGAAGGCAAAATAAAGCCCAAAAAAAGAATTTTCccaaaaaaaatgtataattagAGATCAAAAATGCGatgacacaaaaaaataaaaagtgactaGGAGGAGAAATaactatatacttcaatatgaatctgGTATAAGCTCTTTTAAACTGCCAAGAATGGTGCTTGAATTGCCTGATGATATCGTTGAGTTAATCGCTTTGAAGAAGCATGGTCGAGAGATAGATGTCCATACATTGATAACGGATGTATGGATTCTCGAGAAGAGAGGAGCCGTGGTGGTCACATTTGGACCGTCTTGATCACACTAAGTGAATCAAAAGTTGAATCTACATTGGATCTTAAGTTCCAGGGAATAATACCTTGATAATGCTCTTTGGGAAAAAAACATGCTTTAAAGGTACTGATCTTGTATTCTATCCCTGTTCTGTTCCCACCACTGCTTCGCGTTCACCTCCCCAAATTTCTCACGACTGCATAGATCAAAAAGAAGTTAGAAGAAGCCATTTTCAAGCGTGTAAAGTTGGAAACATCTAATCTGAACGTAAAAACTTGTTCAATTCGCGCTCAAACTTCTTGTTCTGTATTACATTGGTTAACCAAAGGACATACAGGTAGCCAACTACTCGAACTATCAAGATTCCCCTGTCAACTGAATGTCTAAATCAGCTTTTCAACGCCCCAACTCTTGTCCAACTGAACTAATCCAGCGTGCTAGGAAAACAGAACTTGAAAACAACAACGataacctatgttgctcggactcttcaaaaatgtcagcgggtgcgtgtcggattcgccaaagctagtgtatttttggagaatccgacacgagTCCTCGCAACTTAGACGATAACCACCTTGCTACAATCCCAAACAAGTTAGGATCAGTCATATGAATCATTGTTCATGTCACTCCCCTTATAACCCCCTGAAAGTTCAATATTATAGGAATAAATAGTTTCCTAACATTACAGGTCCTCTGCATTTCTTTTAACCAGCAACAACCTAtatgctcggactcttcaaaaatgtcaacgggTGCATGTCGGATTAGCCAAagctagtgtatttttggagaatctgacacgGGTGCCGCATCAAAAATAAAGAGTCTGTACAAATTAGGCAACAACGCTACTCTATGGTTATATCTATAAATCTGACAAGAATATAGTAATTCCTGGCAAACAACGAGCTTAAAGTAGTCGCACTAACAAGGGAACTAGCGAAGAGTTAGAAAATATGAAATACCTGAATCTTACACGCCGTAGCTCTCTAGTGCCATCAGCTAGTTGTCTGATGGTTATATATACTCCTGGTTCATCTTCTGCTATCCATTCTGACTCTCCATCACCAGCAATGCTCGTGGCAACTGAAGCTCGTGAGTCAGTTGTCATCCTTGACGGTTCCATAGGCCCAGGGGTGTAAGAACTGGATCCTCCATAGTTATATTGGCTGCTGCTGGATGGTCTATAATTTCTCTGAGGCCACTCTTTGCTTTCCCTAGGTGATCCAAGCCTTGAATAATTAGAATCTCTCTGCAGATAACCAAAAAAAGCACGAAATTTGAAATCTTAGTGAAGCATAATACATTTGAGGTTACATGATTAATAAGCACAGTACATTAACAAACGTTCAAACTTGGCCTCGACTGGCAAGTAAGCACTCCAACTTTGAGAGTGCATATCTAGAAACCGCAACTTGATCTGAACAGACAACTAAACACTCTAGCTCGTCTCAATTGCATCTCATGGACACCAGAAGCCGACGTGACACATAAATTTTGGGGGAATCTAGACGATCATGTTGTAAGTTATAGTATTCAACTGACACAGTGGAGATGAGTTGAGGTGTCTAGATGTACATACTCAAAGTTGGAGAGTTTAGTTGTCGGTTAACGGCGAATTAAAGTGTATCCCTGTAATAATATGCCTTCATAATAAGAGGTGTTGGGCAAAACTGGAGGTACTTGTGCTTCTGCAAGGGATCATAATCTTGTAAAATTTGAGTAGCTAGAGCTGTGATGACAGTTTAACTACGCCCATTGAGCCTAAGGTACACAAAAGGGTATAATGCAAATGTTCTATAAACAGCAAATTAACTCTCTCAAGTTGTTACCATAACAAACTGTTTCATTCAAACCAGTTTGCAAGTTCTTTAAACTGATTCCTTTGTTGAAAGTGTAAATTCATTCTACTGTGCAATTCAAGTTGTACTGGCACTAGCCATTTACTTTCAAATAGACGCTagaaaatcaagatataatgGAAAAGGAGCAACTAAAACGGAAAAGCCGCCCCCAACTTGTGAATTCTTGCGGTAGAGTCTGATGCAATGAGAAATAGGATTTTTCTAGTAGGAGACGTTGAAATATAGAGGTAACGTGAAATAGTTCATGAGTACCAGTTGCGAGtatattttcaaaagttaataGGTGATGTATATCGAAGCAGCAGCAAGTTGGATACAAGTACTacacataaaatacaaataaaaggcGTAGTATTCTTACTCCAAGCTCAGACCGCCCGGGAGTGTCCATAGCTTGCTGATTAAATTTCTGGACATTGTAGAGCTCCATAATTCTGTCAAAATTTTCACCCCACCATCTTTGAGCTTGCCATTTGTCGAACATATCTCGACTTCAAGTTAACATGTGAAACTAATGTCAGTATACTTggtatatttttagtttttgtagcGTAAAGAGGCAGTTGGAAAGCTGCATGCCATGTACACATACAATCAACTTGGCTAGTTCCTCAGAtaacatacatacatatcaaCGTAACCTTTTTCATATATTAAAAAAGGAAGAGTGTTATAACTGTAAACATGCCTATATTTTGAAGGGTGTGAAAGATGAAAACTCTATAGAAAGTTAACTATGAAAGACAAGACatcgaatacaaacaacaactacatacccagtgaaatcccacaagtggggtcttgGGAGGGTTGAGCGCGTgcaccttacccctacctcatggagatagagaggctgttttcggaGGACCCTCGGATCGAATACAGCAAATCAAAGTACAAATGAAAGGGGAAAACGACAGTAAAGAAAACATAACAAGAAATAAGGAAAACAAAAGATGAGACATGAAACATTTCCCATAATCAAGTTTCAAGATAGAAAGGTTCTTGATATATACCTAAAGCGGATTCGTTTGAGATCATTTCCACCAGTTGGAAGAGAGACAAAAGTAATCTGAACACCAGGCTCCACCTGAGCAATCCACTCTTTTGGCCCCTCTTCATCTGGCAACACCATATCACCTGACTGGGAGTAGACAGATTCTCTCTTCTCATCATCACCACCGCCACTATATCCTCCTGTAAATCTTGGATCTGCTCGAGGAGTTCGATGATGACGGTTAAAATCCCAAGTTGGAGTAGTACTTGAACTTCCTGGTTCATATGGAACTTCCTCTGCAATTGTTTCAAAATCAGGATAAGCTCTTTGTCCTCTCCTGTAACTGCTAGTTGGTGTACTAGACTTGCTGTTTTTACCAGAGACCTTTAATGCAATATCCTTGATCTGCAAATTTATACATTCATAAGTTTTACAAGAAGAACAAAGTTCGGAAGATGAATGCTTTTTTAACAAAATCGATCTTACTTTTTCGTTTATGCATTCAGTATTCGAAACTCCCTGACCCGAATATTATGCCACTAAAAGACGAAGTAGTCTTAACAGTTTTTTCTTTCTGAATGTTCTGACCCGAGATCTCCAATTAAGGATGAACCAGTATAAACCATTTCACCACGTTTCTCGGTGATAATAGAAATACCTTGGCTTAAAAGGAGTATAGTACAAAACTTTAGCAGCAGAATTTAGAGCCATATTTGTCAAATTTAATAttctaattttgaagaaaaagactAGTTAGACATTTTAATGTTGGTTTAATTATTGAATTAGGCAAAATACGTGAAGAAACACACAAACTTGGCGTCAGCTGGCAAGTAAATGCTCCTACTTTGAGTACGCACCTCCACTCATCTCTATTGTGTCAGTTGA is a genomic window containing:
- the LOC107850443 gene encoding protein BREVIS RADIX, which translates into the protein MLTCITCKQKIDDDGGEEGPRGTPNTKESVKSLTAQIKDIALKVSGKNSKSSTPTSSYRRGQRAYPDFETIAEEVPYEPGSSSTTPTWDFNRHHRTPRADPRFTGGYSGGGDDEKRESVYSQSGDMVLPDEEGPKEWIAQVEPGVQITFVSLPTGGNDLKRIRFSRDMFDKWQAQRWWGENFDRIMELYNVQKFNQQAMDTPGRSELGRDSNYSRLGSPRESKEWPQRNYRPSSSSQYNYGGSSSYTPGPMEPSRMTTDSRASVATSIAGDGESEWIAEDEPGVYITIRQLADGTRELRRVRFSREKFGEVNAKQWWEQNRDRIQDQYL